A genomic window from Cytobacillus suaedae includes:
- the mraZ gene encoding division/cell wall cluster transcriptional repressor MraZ has product MFMGEYHHNIDSKGRMIIPAKFRDNLGETFVLTRGLDQCLFGYPLSEWKLLEDKLKTLPLTKKDARAFTRFFFSGATECEIDKQGRVNIATPLLSYAKLEKECVVIGVSNRIEIWEKAKWEEYFANSEESFAEIAENMIDFDI; this is encoded by the coding sequence ATGTTCATGGGAGAATATCATCATAACATTGATAGCAAAGGTCGTATGATCATCCCTGCTAAGTTTAGGGACAACCTCGGTGAAACCTTTGTTTTAACAAGAGGACTTGATCAATGTTTATTTGGATACCCACTAAGTGAATGGAAACTGCTTGAGGATAAATTAAAAACACTCCCACTTACCAAGAAGGATGCCCGTGCATTTACACGATTTTTCTTTTCTGGAGCGACCGAATGTGAAATTGATAAACAAGGTAGAGTGAATATTGCTACTCCGTTGTTGTCATACGCTAAATTAGAAAAAGAATGTGTGGTAATTGGGGTTTCTAATCGAATAGAGATTTGGGAAAAAGCCAAATGGGAAGAGTATTTTGCGAATTCTGAAGAATCTTTCGCAGAAATTGCGGAAAATATGATTGATTTTGATATATAA
- a CDS encoding 2-dehydropantoate 2-reductase, giving the protein MKVGIIGAGAIGLLFASYIAPTHNLTIYTRKLDQRERLNKEGLLLIRNGKKFNIKVSAEILQNQSIEQLDLLIIAVKQYHLHDLITQFPSINQATTIVFLQNGMGHIRYLDKLRNDSIYVGVVEHGAMLLSSHSVEHTGIGITKISSFKGSSTVISSIIASVGSSHFPFTFEEDWSQMLIEKLVINSVINPLTSLYGVKNGELLRNVYFYKLMKELFSEVTSVFPSENREVWDRVVEVCEKTSNNRSSMLKDLEEGRLTEIDAILGYVLEIGKRKEIDLPVINFLYHSIKGLEKRGD; this is encoded by the coding sequence ATGAAAGTAGGAATCATTGGTGCGGGAGCTATAGGCTTATTATTTGCCTCCTACATAGCTCCAACACATAACTTAACCATTTATACAAGGAAATTGGACCAAAGGGAACGGTTAAATAAAGAAGGCCTTTTATTAATACGAAATGGAAAGAAGTTCAACATTAAGGTTAGTGCGGAAATTCTACAAAATCAAAGTATCGAACAACTAGACCTATTGATTATAGCGGTTAAACAATATCATCTACATGACCTGATCACTCAATTTCCATCTATAAATCAAGCAACAACAATAGTATTTTTACAGAATGGGATGGGACATATTCGCTATTTGGACAAACTTCGTAACGACTCTATTTATGTGGGAGTTGTTGAGCATGGTGCAATGCTTTTATCAAGTCATTCTGTTGAACACACTGGTATCGGTATAACAAAGATAAGTTCCTTTAAGGGAAGTTCAACAGTTATTTCTTCTATCATTGCTTCAGTTGGATCTAGTCACTTCCCTTTTACTTTTGAAGAAGACTGGTCTCAAATGCTAATAGAAAAGTTAGTCATTAATAGTGTTATAAATCCACTGACATCACTATATGGAGTGAAAAATGGAGAGCTTCTCAGAAATGTGTATTTCTATAAGTTAATGAAGGAGCTTTTCAGTGAAGTTACTTCAGTATTTCCGTCTGAAAATAGGGAGGTATGGGATCGGGTAGTAGAGGTGTGTGAAAAAACCTCAAATAATAGGTCATCGATGTTAAAGGATCTTGAAGAGGGACGCCTAACAGAAATAGATGCTATTTTAGGTTATGTTCTTGAGATTGGTAAAAGGAAAGAAATTGATTTGCCAGTCATAAATTTTCTATATCATTCTATAAAAGGATTAGAAAAAAGGGGGGATTAA
- a CDS encoding acetyl-CoA carboxylase biotin carboxylase subunit translates to MRKILIANRGEIASRIIKTCNELGIETIAIYSDADKDLPFVKQATKAYRIGEPPVVKSYLQIQTIIEIAEMEQVDAIHPGYGFLSENSDFAKTIIEKGIVFIGPSPDIISLMGDKVIARTTMIDAGVPVVPGSEAGITSLEEACEYANQIGYPVMLKASGGGGGIGMIRCDNEAALQKAFDSTKARAKAYFGNDEVFIEKFIAEARHIEVQIFGDNHGNVVHLFERDCSIQRRNQKVIEETPSPFITDDTRAKIYEAAIMAAKHVGYANAGTIEFIVDENESFYFLEMNTRLQVEHPITEMVTNLDLVKWQILVAGGEPLPLTQDEIQSRGHAIEFRLYAEDPVKFLPSPGLINLFTYPTNSNVRVDSGYESNSTVSPFYDPMIAKIIVSGETRDHSLEQAYQFLSELRVEGIKTNIPLFLAVLKEESFKQGEYTTNYLTKTALTI, encoded by the coding sequence TTGCGAAAAATATTGATAGCAAATCGTGGAGAAATCGCTTCAAGAATAATTAAAACGTGTAACGAACTTGGAATAGAGACAATCGCAATCTATTCGGACGCTGATAAGGACCTACCGTTTGTTAAACAAGCAACAAAAGCGTATAGAATTGGTGAACCACCGGTTGTTAAATCTTATTTGCAAATTCAAACAATTATCGAAATTGCTGAAATGGAGCAGGTCGATGCCATCCATCCTGGTTATGGTTTTTTATCTGAGAATAGTGATTTCGCAAAAACAATCATAGAAAAAGGCATTGTATTTATTGGACCGAGCCCTGATATCATTTCGCTGATGGGTGATAAAGTCATAGCCCGCACGACAATGATTGATGCTGGAGTTCCGGTGGTGCCGGGTAGTGAAGCGGGTATTACTTCATTGGAAGAAGCTTGCGAATATGCAAATCAAATAGGCTATCCAGTTATGCTCAAAGCTAGTGGAGGTGGCGGTGGTATCGGTATGATTCGATGCGATAATGAGGCCGCTTTACAGAAAGCTTTTGATTCAACAAAGGCAAGAGCGAAAGCTTATTTTGGAAATGATGAAGTATTTATAGAGAAATTTATCGCTGAAGCAAGGCATATCGAAGTTCAAATATTTGGAGACAATCATGGAAATGTTGTTCATTTATTTGAGCGAGACTGTTCAATACAAAGAAGGAACCAAAAAGTAATTGAAGAAACCCCATCTCCTTTTATAACTGATGATACAAGGGCTAAGATTTATGAAGCGGCAATCATGGCTGCTAAGCATGTTGGGTATGCTAATGCAGGGACTATAGAGTTTATTGTAGATGAAAATGAATCGTTCTATTTCTTAGAAATGAACACTCGACTTCAAGTTGAACACCCAATTACTGAGATGGTTACAAATCTAGACTTAGTAAAATGGCAAATACTTGTTGCTGGAGGAGAACCTTTACCATTAACACAAGATGAAATTCAGTCTAGAGGTCATGCAATCGAATTTAGGTTGTACGCTGAGGATCCGGTAAAGTTTTTACCATCTCCTGGATTGATTAATCTATTTACATATCCTACCAATTCGAATGTGCGTGTTGATAGTGGTTATGAATCTAACTCAACCGTAAGTCCTTTTTATGATCCAATGATTGCTAAAATCATTGTTAGTGGTGAAACGCGTGATCACTCGTTAGAACAAGCCTATCAATTTTTATCTGAACTTAGGGTTGAAGGTATCAAAACAAATATTCCTTTGTTCTTAGCTGTTCTAAAAGAGGAATCCTTTAAACAAGGTGAATACACAACAAATTATCTAACCAAAACAGCATTGACTATTTAA
- a CDS encoding enoyl-CoA hydratase/isomerase family protein, with protein MEKYTVRLDSSGIVWFTINRPDKRNAIDYDVMDGLEKTIEEVSFNNNAKALVITGSGQQAFCAGGDLGVFHDLKTKPQAYGMLSRMGSILYSLLCLPKPTVALINGTCIGGGAELATACDIRISSSTSKMGFVQGKLGITTGWGGATMLLEKMKYDQAMEMLMTATILTPERAKKLGFIHKVVEPEELFEACNSYLVPYLSLNTQVLSAYKMVAVRKWDKTFKERMFSEIERCSSLWESDEHHHAVDAFLQGK; from the coding sequence ATGGAAAAGTATACTGTTAGACTTGATTCTTCTGGTATAGTCTGGTTTACAATCAATCGACCAGATAAACGGAATGCAATTGATTATGATGTCATGGATGGACTAGAGAAAACGATTGAGGAAGTCTCTTTCAATAATAATGCTAAGGCTCTTGTTATAACTGGAAGTGGCCAGCAAGCCTTTTGTGCGGGGGGTGACTTGGGAGTGTTTCATGATTTAAAGACAAAGCCCCAAGCTTATGGGATGCTCTCTAGAATGGGATCTATTCTGTATTCACTTCTATGTTTACCCAAGCCAACAGTAGCTTTAATAAATGGAACATGCATTGGAGGAGGAGCAGAGTTAGCAACGGCTTGTGATATTCGAATATCAAGTTCTACCAGTAAAATGGGATTTGTTCAAGGGAAGTTAGGTATCACTACTGGATGGGGTGGTGCAACTATGCTTCTTGAAAAAATGAAATATGACCAAGCAATGGAAATGTTGATGACAGCAACTATTTTGACTCCAGAAAGAGCCAAAAAACTCGGATTTATACATAAGGTGGTTGAACCTGAAGAGTTGTTTGAAGCATGTAATTCCTATTTAGTTCCTTATCTCTCATTAAATACACAAGTTCTTTCAGCCTACAAAATGGTTGCTGTAAGAAAATGGGATAAAACCTTTAAGGAAAGAATGTTTTCTGAAATAGAGAGATGCTCTAGTCTTTGGGAATCCGATGAGCATCATCACGCAGTCGATGCGTTTTTACAAGGAAAATAA
- a CDS encoding DUF177 domain-containing protein, giving the protein MKWSITQLHQLKNKGLSFNESVDASDLIGVNSIRGIDPVNVSGTADLSSKKVTFHLSISGKMVLPCSRTLVDVNYPFEVKSTETFLLSQTSDFEADEDAHVVHGEMIDLYPIIRELILLEIPLQVFSEDENPAGGAPQTGRDWEVITEEDKSNQIDPRLAGLSKFFENDKKD; this is encoded by the coding sequence ATGAAATGGTCAATTACTCAACTACATCAGTTGAAAAATAAAGGATTATCATTTAATGAATCGGTAGATGCTAGTGATCTTATAGGAGTCAACTCGATAAGAGGTATTGACCCTGTTAATGTTAGCGGAACAGCTGACCTTAGCTCAAAAAAAGTTACCTTTCATCTATCAATTTCAGGTAAAATGGTATTACCTTGTTCTCGAACGTTAGTAGATGTAAACTACCCGTTCGAAGTAAAGTCAACTGAGACATTTTTACTAAGTCAAACATCAGATTTTGAAGCTGATGAAGATGCTCATGTTGTGCATGGAGAAATGATTGACTTATATCCAATTATAAGAGAACTGATTCTTCTTGAGATTCCTTTGCAGGTTTTTAGTGAAGATGAAAACCCTGCTGGTGGCGCACCACAAACAGGTCGTGACTGGGAAGTTATTACAGAGGAAGACAAGAGCAATCAAATTGATCCACGTTTGGCTGGGTTATCAAAATTTTTTGAAAACGACAAAAAAGACTAA
- a CDS encoding RsfA family transcriptional regulator produces MTTTRQDAWTQDEDLLLAEVVLRHIRDGGTQLSAFEEVGKKLSRTSAACGFRWNSYVRKQYKSGIELAKKQRKEAKKDTTVLEAPTASKNNSIQEEASVQLPKTIEVSTIRKIISLLEEYEQSQQNHEVLKQENTELREVILSLEEKNKKLLEENGTLANNLEVIEEDYNALIEIMERARKMVVLQEDERSRKVKFQMDRNGNLERIEK; encoded by the coding sequence ATGACAACAACACGCCAGGATGCCTGGACACAAGATGAAGATCTTTTATTAGCTGAGGTTGTACTTCGTCATATTCGTGATGGTGGAACACAGTTATCTGCATTTGAGGAAGTTGGCAAGAAATTATCAAGAACTTCTGCAGCATGTGGATTTAGATGGAATTCTTATGTGAGGAAACAATATAAATCTGGGATTGAACTCGCAAAAAAACAAAGGAAAGAGGCTAAGAAAGACACTACGGTGCTTGAAGCCCCTACAGCTTCTAAGAATAATAGTATTCAAGAAGAGGCTAGTGTCCAGTTGCCAAAAACAATAGAAGTCTCAACTATTCGTAAGATTATTTCTCTTCTAGAGGAATATGAGCAGTCTCAGCAAAATCACGAGGTGCTTAAGCAAGAAAATACTGAATTGAGAGAAGTAATTTTATCTCTTGAAGAAAAAAACAAAAAATTATTAGAAGAAAATGGTACGCTAGCAAACAATTTAGAAGTAATAGAAGAGGATTATAATGCTCTTATAGAAATTATGGAAAGAGCGAGAAAAATGGTTGTCCTTCAAGAGGATGAAAGAAGCCGGAAGGTGAAATTTCAGATGGATCGAAACGGTAATCTTGAAAGAATTGAGAAGTAA
- the rsmH gene encoding 16S rRNA (cytosine(1402)-N(4))-methyltransferase RsmH produces MFQHTTVLLNEAVDGLAIKKDGIYVDCTLGGAGHSSYIASQLTGSGKLYAFDQDEVAIENAKEKLAEYGDKVILIRSNFLHISEELEKRGITEVDGILFDLGVSSPQLDTPERGFSYHHDAPLDMRMDQEAKLSAYDVVNTWPYEQLVRIFFQYGEEKFSKQIARKIEAAREKQPINTTGELVELIKEGIPAPARRTGGHPAKRVFQAIRIAVNDELKVFEEAVIDSIGILRKGGRISVITFHSLEDRICKVAFKKMSEGPQLPPGLPIIPEEYKPKLKLITRKPILPSEQELEENKRARSAKLRIAEKL; encoded by the coding sequence ATGTTTCAACATACAACAGTCCTTCTGAATGAAGCGGTTGATGGTTTGGCTATTAAAAAAGACGGAATATATGTAGATTGTACACTTGGTGGAGCAGGCCATAGTTCGTATATAGCTTCTCAGTTAACAGGTTCTGGCAAATTATATGCTTTTGACCAAGATGAAGTAGCAATTGAGAATGCAAAAGAAAAGCTTGCCGAATATGGAGATAAAGTAATCTTAATAAGAAGTAACTTTTTACATATTTCAGAGGAACTTGAAAAAAGAGGCATTACAGAAGTTGATGGTATTTTGTTTGACTTGGGTGTTTCATCCCCACAATTAGACACTCCAGAAAGAGGCTTTAGTTATCATCATGATGCACCTCTCGATATGAGGATGGATCAAGAAGCTAAACTCTCGGCTTATGATGTGGTAAATACATGGCCATACGAACAACTTGTAAGGATATTCTTTCAATATGGAGAAGAAAAATTCTCAAAACAGATTGCCAGAAAGATCGAAGCTGCAAGAGAAAAACAACCGATTAATACAACTGGTGAGCTTGTTGAACTAATTAAAGAAGGAATACCTGCACCTGCTAGAAGAACAGGTGGTCACCCAGCTAAACGAGTGTTTCAGGCAATTCGTATTGCTGTTAATGATGAATTGAAAGTGTTTGAGGAAGCTGTAATTGATTCGATTGGCATTTTGAGAAAAGGTGGACGAATCAGCGTTATTACTTTTCATTCCTTAGAAGATAGAATTTGCAAGGTTGCTTTCAAGAAAATGAGTGAAGGGCCACAACTTCCTCCGGGATTGCCAATCATTCCAGAAGAATATAAACCAAAACTAAAATTAATTACTAGAAAGCCGATATTACCTTCAGAGCAAGAACTTGAAGAAAACAAAAGAGCAAGATCTGCTAAACTAAGAATCGCTGAAAAATTATAG
- a CDS encoding N-acetyltransferase: MVLTKVERLLINYKTLEEFKKFKEYGLQELSMLEDLQANIVENDSDSPFYGIYYGDKLVARMSLYRFDKKLDKYFDPAQDYLELWKLEVLSDYQRKGFGEALVNYAKSFNLPIKTNPRVKSEDFWNKMGFKPVTYDMERDLGENPLVWYPEGVQEKK; encoded by the coding sequence TTGGTACTTACGAAGGTTGAACGTTTATTAATAAATTATAAAACGTTAGAGGAATTTAAAAAATTTAAAGAATATGGTTTGCAGGAACTTTCCATGTTGGAAGACCTTCAAGCGAATATCGTTGAAAATGATAGCGATTCACCCTTTTACGGAATTTATTATGGTGATAAACTAGTTGCCAGAATGAGCTTATATCGCTTTGACAAAAAGTTAGATAAATATTTCGACCCAGCTCAAGATTATTTGGAGCTTTGGAAACTTGAGGTTCTCTCAGATTATCAGCGTAAGGGATTTGGAGAAGCGTTAGTTAATTACGCTAAAAGTTTTAACTTACCAATTAAGACGAATCCAAGAGTAAAGTCAGAAGACTTTTGGAACAAAATGGGCTTTAAACCAGTAACGTATGATATGGAAAGAGACTTGGGAGAGAACCCGCTCGTTTGGTATCCTGAAGGCGTTCAAGAAAAGAAGTAA
- a CDS encoding acyl-CoA carboxylase subunit beta, translating into MIRTNDLEQRLNEKVKEIEAGGHEKYHQKLKEQNKLFVRDRLQLLFDNGEYTEDGKFANNQAGDLPADGVVTAIGKVNGQTVCVMANDSTIKAGSWGARTVEKIIRIQETAEKLRVPLLYLVDSAGARITDQLDMFPNRRGAGRIFHNQVKFSGMIPQVCILFGPSAAGGAYIPAFCDIVIMVDKNASMYLGSPRMAEKVIGEKVTLEEMGGARMHCTVSGCGDVLASNEEEAITVARDYLRYFPENFEKRPAIIDSVSPKQGRNLVDIIPENQNAPFDMYECIDALIDEGSFFEVKKLFAAEIITGLARIDGRPVGIIANQPKVKGGVLFVDSADKAAKFITLCDAFNIPLLFLADVPGFMIGTKVERAGIIRHGAKLIAAMSSATVPKISVVVRKAYGAGLYAMAGPAFEPDCCIALPTAQIAVMGPEAAVNAVYSNKINEIEDPKEKIAFVQQKQQEYKETIDIYKLASEMIIDDIVAASDLRDVLCDRFAYYDTKELASGFKKHPVYPV; encoded by the coding sequence ATGATTCGAACAAATGATTTAGAGCAAAGACTTAATGAAAAGGTTAAAGAAATAGAAGCAGGTGGGCATGAAAAATACCATCAGAAGCTGAAAGAACAAAATAAATTATTTGTTCGTGACCGCTTACAATTGTTGTTTGATAATGGTGAGTACACTGAAGACGGTAAATTTGCAAATAATCAGGCTGGAGATTTACCAGCTGATGGTGTGGTTACTGCCATTGGAAAAGTGAATGGCCAAACAGTTTGTGTTATGGCAAATGATTCAACCATAAAGGCTGGATCATGGGGAGCAAGAACAGTTGAAAAGATTATTCGTATCCAAGAAACAGCTGAAAAGTTACGTGTACCTTTACTTTATTTAGTTGATTCTGCAGGGGCTAGAATAACTGATCAGCTCGATATGTTCCCAAACCGACGTGGAGCTGGCCGAATTTTCCATAATCAGGTTAAGTTTTCTGGGATGATTCCTCAGGTTTGTATCTTATTTGGACCGTCTGCTGCAGGTGGTGCATACATACCAGCATTTTGTGACATTGTAATCATGGTTGATAAAAATGCTTCAATGTATTTAGGGTCTCCTAGGATGGCTGAAAAGGTAATTGGGGAGAAGGTTACACTTGAAGAAATGGGCGGTGCTAGAATGCACTGTACAGTCAGCGGGTGTGGAGACGTATTAGCTAGCAATGAAGAGGAAGCTATTACGGTTGCTAGAGATTATCTTCGTTATTTTCCAGAGAACTTTGAAAAACGTCCAGCAATTATTGACAGTGTTTCTCCAAAACAAGGTCGTAATCTAGTTGATATTATACCTGAGAACCAGAATGCACCTTTTGACATGTATGAGTGTATTGATGCATTAATTGACGAAGGAAGCTTCTTTGAAGTTAAGAAACTATTTGCTGCAGAAATCATTACTGGTTTAGCTAGAATAGATGGTCGACCGGTTGGTATTATTGCTAACCAGCCTAAGGTTAAGGGTGGAGTATTGTTCGTGGATTCTGCTGATAAGGCAGCAAAGTTTATCACGCTATGTGATGCATTTAATATTCCGCTATTATTCTTGGCTGATGTGCCAGGCTTCATGATTGGTACAAAGGTGGAAAGAGCAGGGATTATTCGCCACGGTGCGAAGTTAATTGCTGCAATGAGCTCTGCAACAGTTCCGAAAATTTCTGTTGTTGTGCGTAAAGCTTATGGTGCAGGCCTTTATGCAATGGCAGGCCCGGCTTTTGAGCCAGATTGCTGTATCGCTTTACCAACAGCTCAAATTGCAGTTATGGGACCTGAGGCAGCTGTGAACGCTGTTTATTCAAACAAAATCAATGAAATTGAAGATCCTAAAGAAAAGATTGCATTCGTCCAGCAAAAACAACAGGAGTATAAAGAGACAATAGATATCTACAAGTTGGCTTCTGAGATGATTATCGACGATATCGTTGCTGCTTCTGATTTACGTGACGTTCTATGTGACCGATTTGCGTATTATGACACAAAAGAATTAGCATCTGGTTTTAAAAAGCACCCTGTATATCCAGTATAA
- the ftsL gene encoding cell division protein FtsL, producing MGEGGFQVGNLAYKINQTHKYQEEINQSPKKKVVTKRKARFTLGEKCLGLLFAGVVMFGATEIISNQITIYTTNIEIQKVETAIDGQLKQNNDLYVQVKELSTYERIWGKAQELGLFLNEDNVKVVVD from the coding sequence ATGGGAGAAGGAGGATTTCAAGTGGGGAATTTAGCTTATAAAATAAATCAAACACATAAATATCAAGAGGAAATCAATCAGTCACCAAAGAAAAAGGTTGTAACTAAAAGAAAAGCTCGTTTTACTCTTGGTGAAAAATGCTTAGGTTTATTATTTGCTGGAGTAGTTATGTTTGGTGCAACGGAAATTATTTCAAACCAAATTACAATTTATACTACAAATATTGAAATCCAAAAAGTAGAGACTGCTATTGATGGTCAATTGAAGCAAAATAATGATTTATATGTTCAAGTAAAAGAGCTAAGTACATATGAGAGAATTTGGGGGAAAGCTCAGGAACTTGGTCTATTTTTAAACGAAGATAACGTTAAGGTTGTAGTGGATTAA
- a CDS encoding acetyl-CoA carboxylase biotin carboxyl carrier protein subunit: MKEITASMAGTVLNVLVNVGDEVNSGQEVLMLESMKMEIPVESLEAGKVADVKVAIGDFVNEGDVLLVLE; the protein is encoded by the coding sequence ATGAAAGAAATTACAGCATCTATGGCAGGAACAGTATTGAATGTGTTAGTAAACGTGGGAGACGAAGTTAACTCTGGTCAAGAAGTCTTAATGTTAGAGTCAATGAAAATGGAAATTCCAGTAGAAAGCCTAGAGGCTGGAAAAGTAGCTGATGTAAAAGTAGCTATTGGTGATTTCGTAAATGAGGGCGATGTTCTGTTAGTTCTTGAATAA
- the rpmF gene encoding 50S ribosomal protein L32, whose amino-acid sequence MAVPFRRTSKTAKRKRRTHFKLQVPGMVECPNCGDMKLAHRVCKACGTYKGKEVVNNG is encoded by the coding sequence ATGGCTGTACCTTTTAGACGAACATCTAAAACTGCAAAAAGAAAACGCCGTACACATTTCAAGCTTCAAGTACCAGGTATGGTAGAATGCCCAAACTGTGGTGACATGAAACTAGCTCATCGCGTATGCAAAGCATGCGGAACATACAAAGGAAAAGAAGTAGTAAACAACGGTTAA
- the bshC gene encoding bacillithiol biosynthesis cysteine-adding enzyme BshC: MEIQSVSNPPTSHFVKSYLTNNIDVDKYFDYDIHDSAVFQKRQVDLLSRSFPRVALTEHLLSYNKRFQCHEKTIDNINRLKDPNSVVVIGGQQAGILTGPLYTIHKLISIIKLAQQQEKLLQTPVIPVFWIAGEDHDFAEINHLFTSQKYQIKKKSIPQREVFKKSVSDIEIDKEACFNWIEEVFQSYKETNFTNDILFNLKKKLDDPTILTYVDFFAAIIIELFKEYGIVLLDSGSKELRKIESEFLYKLVVESKNIRDALLFQHHNLQNDGFKRVIETSEYSANLFFHFDHERVLLEYFPESRIFKDKNNECEFTMEELTDIALTSPEKLSNNVVTRPLMQEFLFPTLAFISGPGEIAYWAELKKVFGLFDLKMPPVVPRFNITVLERDIEADMRELGISFSEGLKGTAQLRENWLREKTENRFEEAVVKTQGEVELLHSQLRLMALDVDRSLEPLLHKNAKLIQSQFEFLKATINKRVETQYQTELNKFLRVELSLFPNNSPQERIWNLFYYINKYGFSFVKDLMELPYEFNHDHKIIKV; encoded by the coding sequence ATGGAGATTCAAAGTGTCTCTAACCCTCCAACAAGTCATTTTGTTAAGAGTTATCTTACAAATAATATAGATGTTGATAAATATTTTGACTACGATATTCATGATTCTGCTGTTTTTCAAAAGCGGCAAGTTGATTTACTTAGTAGGAGCTTCCCAAGAGTTGCCCTTACAGAACATTTGCTATCGTATAATAAACGTTTTCAATGTCATGAGAAGACTATAGATAATATTAATAGGTTAAAAGACCCTAATAGTGTTGTTGTTATCGGGGGACAACAGGCAGGAATTTTAACAGGACCACTTTATACTATACATAAACTTATTTCGATAATAAAGCTAGCTCAGCAGCAAGAAAAGCTGTTGCAAACCCCAGTTATACCTGTATTTTGGATAGCGGGGGAAGACCATGATTTTGCTGAAATTAATCATTTGTTTACTTCGCAAAAGTATCAGATAAAAAAGAAGTCAATTCCTCAGAGGGAAGTCTTTAAAAAGTCGGTCTCAGATATAGAGATTGACAAAGAGGCATGTTTCAATTGGATTGAAGAGGTGTTTCAGTCCTATAAAGAAACAAACTTTACGAATGATATTCTATTTAATTTAAAGAAAAAATTAGATGATCCAACAATTCTTACGTATGTAGACTTTTTTGCGGCAATCATTATTGAGCTATTTAAAGAGTATGGAATTGTATTGCTGGACTCTGGTTCGAAAGAGCTTCGCAAAATCGAGTCTGAATTTCTTTATAAGCTAGTAGTAGAAAGTAAAAATATTCGAGATGCTCTATTGTTTCAACATCATAATCTTCAAAACGATGGATTTAAAAGAGTTATTGAAACTTCAGAGTATTCAGCAAACCTATTTTTTCACTTTGATCATGAAAGAGTCTTATTAGAGTATTTTCCCGAAAGTAGGATTTTCAAAGACAAGAATAATGAATGTGAATTTACAATGGAAGAGTTAACCGATATTGCTCTTACTTCTCCAGAGAAGTTAAGTAATAACGTAGTAACCCGTCCGTTAATGCAAGAATTCTTATTTCCTACCTTAGCATTCATTTCTGGCCCGGGGGAAATTGCTTATTGGGCTGAACTTAAAAAGGTTTTTGGGTTATTTGATCTGAAAATGCCACCTGTTGTTCCGAGGTTTAATATTACAGTGTTAGAGCGAGACATTGAAGCTGACATGAGAGAACTAGGTATTTCTTTCAGTGAAGGGCTAAAAGGAACTGCTCAATTAAGAGAAAATTGGTTGAGAGAGAAGACGGAAAACCGGTTTGAAGAAGCTGTCGTAAAAACTCAGGGTGAAGTTGAATTATTACATAGTCAGTTAAGGTTGATGGCTCTAGATGTTGACCGAAGCCTAGAACCATTGCTCCATAAAAATGCAAAGTTAATTCAGTCGCAGTTTGAATTCTTAAAAGCTACGATAAATAAAAGAGTAGAAACTCAATATCAGACGGAGTTAAATAAATTTTTAAGGGTAGAACTATCTCTCTTTCCGAACAATTCTCCTCAAGAAAGGATCTGGAATCTGTTTTATTATATAAATAAATATGGATTTAGTTTTGTAAAAGATCTGATGGAATTGCCATATGAGTTTAATCATGATCATAAAATTATTAAAGTCTAA
- a CDS encoding DUF3397 domain-containing protein: MEGVVSGVIATIITLPFLGLFLIFIACRSFVSNKKKSMLLTIDLSTILFIIAVHFLVLVIVGKSFLWLIILILISICMMFVIMHWKLKQEIDTAKVFKGFWRFTFLLFTISYCVLLVVGLIQSIFLSTSY, from the coding sequence TTGGAGGGTGTGGTTAGTGGCGTAATAGCAACAATTATAACATTGCCATTTTTAGGTTTATTTCTTATTTTTATAGCGTGTAGAAGCTTCGTTTCAAATAAAAAAAAATCTATGCTCTTAACGATTGATCTCTCAACAATTCTCTTTATTATAGCAGTTCACTTTTTAGTGTTAGTAATTGTCGGTAAATCGTTTCTGTGGTTAATCATACTAATTTTGATATCGATATGTATGATGTTTGTGATAATGCACTGGAAATTGAAACAAGAAATTGATACTGCTAAAGTGTTTAAAGGTTTTTGGCGTTTTACTTTCCTCCTTTTCACCATAAGTTATTGCGTTTTACTAGTTGTAGGGTTAATACAAAGTATTTTTCTTTCAACAAGTTACTAA